In a single window of the Paenibacillus sp. MMS20-IR301 genome:
- a CDS encoding GNAT family N-acetyltransferase, with protein sequence MTAGTREHLAAFIHTCNTSGQKCGYTGSTLEDIIHDLSEGLEESSFVLYEGEQIAGAVILDQYEVGGGQQDVEVWGPYYSDHPKANLEPMFLHLAGKAEAEDIRYFHLFISADNTLLLEYAARYRTEKVNTHYHYSADTAEQLHCQERIELEVLPLNGSGTEWLQPLTELHNQGFPGAVFTPEDIEDELGGSGTGEYEIFAVLQENIFTGYMIIRRNALTGVLHLEYICLAPEARSRGFGRQLIHDLAAKYRPLGYTRLELVVSGGNTEAIRFYDTNGFRRDSVMKHVIISGGMELDR encoded by the coding sequence ATGACAGCAGGGACAAGAGAGCATCTGGCCGCATTTATTCATACGTGCAATACAAGCGGACAGAAATGCGGTTATACGGGCAGTACGCTGGAGGATATTATCCATGATCTGAGTGAGGGGCTGGAAGAATCAAGCTTTGTACTCTATGAAGGAGAGCAGATTGCCGGTGCGGTGATCCTGGATCAATATGAGGTAGGGGGAGGTCAGCAGGATGTAGAGGTATGGGGCCCGTATTATTCGGATCATCCGAAGGCTAATCTTGAGCCCATGTTCCTGCATCTGGCCGGGAAGGCCGAAGCGGAAGATATCCGGTATTTTCATTTATTCATTAGCGCTGACAATACTTTGCTTCTTGAATATGCTGCCCGTTACCGGACGGAGAAAGTAAACACCCATTATCACTATTCTGCGGATACGGCAGAGCAGCTTCACTGCCAGGAACGTATTGAGCTTGAAGTCTTACCGCTGAACGGTTCCGGGACAGAGTGGCTGCAGCCGCTGACCGAATTACATAACCAGGGATTTCCGGGAGCCGTGTTCACTCCGGAGGATATTGAAGATGAGCTCGGCGGCAGCGGGACTGGCGAATATGAGATTTTTGCTGTGCTGCAGGAGAACATTTTCACCGGGTATATGATTATCAGAAGAAATGCACTGACCGGCGTTCTTCATTTGGAATACATCTGCCTTGCCCCTGAAGCGAGAAGCCGGGGATTCGGCAGGCAGCTGATTCATGATCTGGCCGCTAAGTACCGGCCGCTGGGGTATACGAGGCTTGAGCTGGTAGTCAGCGGCGGCAATACAGAGGCCATCCGCTTCTATGACACTAACGGTTTCCGCCGGGACAGTGTAATGAAGCATGTGATCATCAGCGGCGGGATGGAGCTGGACCGGTAG
- a CDS encoding helix-turn-helix transcriptional regulator, translating to MVSSETTGKRIATLRKAKGLSQEQLAEKLEVSAQAVSKWENGKSLPETATLPRLSAALGHSIDSILLPQELVVLSAVYTDGQSELDVTQFVNQFVTGNRLSLSVGDQTFPQPLTSDRMKLLLVTYETPSGVYSAYVEKDQQLTLDIHSAGYTAEDKALRILYATYGNERAGRSVLNKLKHYEHFQWKFLTASHELFPSLIGNDGNDYLLLVYLNAEGIHAVSCAEGERLHYSPDRSRLYQRNAADQQHIIEGISRLGFGRGMDCSWAGAMMLALTASGIDTTYNRVMGNSGACWRVAFEPVWDYSSADALVAYDYSVPACRAYGIHASRAERLEPQQRAAEKLEILEDLRAGRLPVAINLRVAPEWGVITGYLEDGRTLLCRSYFDDETFKELKDDPEFQADMAVSMGYLFVDHWPYKLIRLGELAEAPSALDNLYASLRLKLDSMRTADSGSYKVGYSALESWREGLLDHKWYAAADDAAYSRRLEVNRFCMMALADARRSAAAYLTESLPLLQASPGAGAIAEMAGLYGKMAALLEEFYAGLAIDASGSPRQSWTAAHREKQAELLTLVASLEELGDTLARSVLDLGPGQN from the coding sequence ATGGTCAGTAGCGAAACAACCGGCAAACGGATCGCCACCCTCCGCAAAGCGAAAGGCTTGTCACAGGAGCAGTTAGCAGAAAAGCTTGAGGTCAGCGCCCAGGCGGTCTCCAAATGGGAGAACGGCAAATCGCTGCCGGAGACCGCCACACTTCCCCGGCTCTCCGCTGCCCTGGGCCACTCGATCGACAGCATTCTGCTGCCGCAGGAGCTTGTGGTACTGTCCGCAGTGTATACAGACGGCCAGTCAGAGCTGGATGTTACCCAATTCGTGAATCAGTTTGTTACAGGCAACCGGCTGAGCTTAAGCGTCGGAGATCAGACCTTCCCTCAACCTTTGACCAGCGACCGCATGAAGCTGCTGCTGGTCACCTATGAGACGCCTTCCGGGGTCTATTCGGCTTACGTGGAGAAGGATCAGCAGCTTACGCTGGATATTCATTCAGCCGGGTATACCGCAGAAGACAAGGCGCTGCGCATTCTCTATGCAACGTACGGCAATGAACGGGCGGGCCGCAGCGTTCTGAACAAGCTGAAGCATTATGAGCATTTTCAGTGGAAGTTTCTAACCGCCAGCCACGAGCTGTTCCCCAGCCTGATCGGCAATGACGGCAACGATTACCTGCTGCTCGTCTATCTGAATGCCGAAGGCATCCATGCGGTCAGCTGTGCAGAAGGGGAGCGGCTCCACTACAGCCCGGACCGCAGCCGATTGTACCAGCGTAATGCCGCCGACCAGCAGCACATCATAGAGGGGATCAGCCGTCTGGGGTTTGGCCGGGGCATGGACTGCTCCTGGGCAGGCGCTATGATGCTGGCACTCACGGCCAGCGGTATAGACACTACCTACAACAGGGTTATGGGGAATTCAGGCGCATGCTGGAGAGTAGCTTTCGAACCGGTGTGGGATTACAGCTCGGCTGATGCCCTGGTTGCCTATGACTACTCCGTACCGGCCTGCAGGGCTTACGGAATACACGCCAGCCGGGCGGAGCGGCTGGAACCGCAGCAGCGGGCAGCGGAGAAGCTGGAGATTCTGGAGGACCTCCGCGCAGGCAGGCTGCCTGTAGCCATTAATCTCAGGGTTGCTCCTGAATGGGGAGTAATCACAGGCTACCTGGAAGATGGCCGGACGCTGCTCTGCCGGAGCTATTTTGACGATGAGACCTTCAAGGAGCTTAAGGATGACCCGGAATTTCAAGCAGATATGGCAGTCTCCATGGGGTATCTGTTTGTAGACCATTGGCCTTATAAGCTCATCCGGCTTGGCGAACTGGCAGAAGCTCCGTCTGCGCTGGATAATCTCTACGCCTCCCTCCGGCTCAAGCTGGATTCGATGCGGACGGCAGACAGCGGCTCTTACAAGGTCGGCTACAGCGCCCTCGAGTCCTGGAGGGAAGGACTGCTCGATCACAAATGGTATGCAGCAGCAGACGATGCGGCCTATAGCCGCAGGCTTGAGGTCAACCGCTTTTGCATGATGGCGCTGGCGGATGCCCGGCGGTCTGCGGCTGCCTACCTGACAGAGTCCCTGCCCCTGCTGCAGGCTTCCCCCGGAGCAGGCGCTATAGCGGAGATGGCTGGGCTGTACGGGAAGATGGCTGCACTGCTGGAAGAGTTCTACGCTGGCTTGGCCATTGACGCAAGCGGTTCACCAAGGCAGAGCTGGACAGCCGCACACCGTGAGAAACAGGCGGAGCTGCTGACGCTGGTGGCCTCGCTGGAGGAATTGGGTGATACCCTGGCCCGGTCCGTGCTAGACTTGGGGCCCGGGCAGAATTGA
- a CDS encoding AraC family transcriptional regulator has protein sequence MYEWNEMVQLMIDWIEADPGASPTLLKMSEQLGYSPYYCTRQFHALTGMTLRDYTCQRRIGRAALELRDTDTRILDIAVKYGFSSQEAFSRAFHRAFKLTPHAYRKAPRPIPLAIRAEVFSPYHYLIRERDTMRQVHLQEAEIKLEYIPAHKFIGIRDINSDNYGQFWENGHDCDEVSGTLESMSHHTLPGQLGQTAGWFYQDGRKGYLYGIPVAADYEGSVPEGMECRDVPESEYLVFFHPPFNYLQDNGQVMSTVEQVAWSFDPAAMGYAWDEEVKQDYQRHFPEGYGYAVLRPVRKID, from the coding sequence ATGTACGAATGGAACGAGATGGTTCAGCTTATGATTGACTGGATTGAAGCTGATCCCGGGGCGTCACCTACGCTGCTGAAGATGTCGGAGCAGCTTGGCTACTCGCCGTATTACTGCACCAGGCAGTTTCATGCTTTGACCGGGATGACGCTGCGTGATTATACCTGCCAGCGCAGAATCGGGCGGGCGGCTCTGGAGCTCAGGGACACCGATACACGGATTCTGGATATAGCCGTGAAGTACGGCTTCTCCTCGCAGGAGGCGTTCTCGCGGGCTTTTCACAGAGCCTTCAAGCTGACTCCGCATGCCTACCGCAAAGCACCCAGGCCCATTCCGCTGGCCATTCGTGCTGAAGTGTTCTCTCCTTATCACTATCTGATCAGGGAGCGGGATACAATGAGACAGGTGCATTTGCAGGAAGCGGAGATCAAGCTGGAGTATATACCGGCGCATAAATTTATCGGCATCCGGGACATTAATTCGGATAACTACGGCCAGTTCTGGGAGAACGGGCATGACTGTGACGAAGTCTCCGGAACGCTGGAGAGTATGTCGCACCATACCCTTCCCGGACAGCTGGGTCAGACGGCAGGCTGGTTCTATCAGGATGGGCGCAAGGGTTATCTGTACGGCATCCCTGTTGCGGCAGATTATGAAGGATCGGTTCCGGAAGGGATGGAATGCCGCGATGTGCCGGAGTCGGAGTACCTGGTCTTTTTTCATCCGCCATTTAACTACTTGCAGGACAACGGGCAGGTGATGAGCACCGTGGAGCAGGTAGCCTGGAGCTTTGATCCGGCCGCTATGGGATATGCCTGGGATGAAGAAGTGAAACAGGATTACCAGCGCCACTTCCCCGAGGGTTACGGGTATGCCGTCCTGCGGCCAGTACGCAAAATAGATTAG
- a CDS encoding glycoside hydrolase family 3 C-terminal domain-containing protein: MSAQNIGVPLEGFAEFSRTVAAEGAVLLKNEGQVLPLGNGESVAIFGRIQVNYYRSGTGSGGSVHVAYTTNLLDGLRSKKNISVNEELAAAYEQWITLNPFDDGGKVWAAEPWNQKEMPLADELVASARRQSAKAVVVIGRTAGEDQDNADAPGSYQLTEDEKAMLKQVTAHFEQTVVVLNVSNIIDMSWLDDAGYVNPISAVIYSWHGGMEGGNAIADVLAGEVTPSGKLTDTIAYSIQDYPSTSNYGNEFKNLYEEDIYVGYRYFETFCPDKVHYEFGYGLSYTTFKLEAEEAKLVNQAGETHIQINVNVTNTGSTYAGKEVVQVYYEAPQGQLGQPAKALAAFVKTGLLQPGEAQQLTVSFPLHALASYDDAGVTGHPSAYVLEAGTYRFYAGTSVKAVTEVQVDGQAGYVLDELVVVEQLEEAMAPTESFMRMKPGVRKEDGSYELITEAVPTRKVDLAERIARNLPETLVQTGNLGHTLRDVHEGKVSMSSFIAQLSDQDLAAIVRGEGMSSPLVTPGTASAFGGVSDSLFNYGIPVAATADGPSGIRMDSGQKATQVSIGTLLAATWNAELVEELYVMEGQELLRNQVDTLLGPGLNIRRSPLNGRNFEYFSEDPLVSGIFAAACTRGIMKGGSNATLKHFACNNQEKHRSKVDAVVSERALREIYLKGFEIAVKQGGANSIMTSYNPVNGHWAASNYDLNTTLLRGEWGFTGIVMTDWWAIMNNSVEGGPADRKNTNWMVRAQNDLYMVVSNYGAEVNAYDDNTLESLENGTLTRGELQRSAINICRFIMNAPVFSRKHEIVEAVDSFKADPSLAAADAQVLSQNAQVVPALSGATYIQADQAGQYRIIVSIMSPEPELAQSACNMILNGQPVTTIQTNGTEGRWIRQKLVKVELEAGLYEMKLDFVKPGLQIEWIEFKHV, from the coding sequence GTGAGTGCACAGAATATTGGAGTACCTTTAGAGGGTTTTGCAGAGTTTAGCCGGACAGTTGCAGCAGAAGGTGCGGTATTGCTTAAAAATGAAGGCCAGGTGCTTCCGCTGGGGAACGGCGAGAGCGTTGCCATTTTCGGCAGAATTCAAGTGAACTACTACCGCAGCGGCACAGGCTCAGGTGGCAGCGTTCATGTGGCATATACAACCAATCTGCTGGACGGTCTGCGCAGCAAAAAGAATATTAGCGTCAATGAAGAGCTGGCAGCAGCATATGAGCAGTGGATTACCCTTAATCCGTTTGATGACGGAGGAAAAGTATGGGCGGCGGAGCCATGGAACCAGAAGGAAATGCCGCTTGCGGATGAACTGGTGGCAAGTGCAAGAAGACAGTCAGCCAAGGCAGTTGTGGTGATCGGGCGTACTGCCGGTGAGGATCAGGATAATGCCGATGCACCGGGAAGCTATCAGCTGACAGAAGACGAGAAGGCTATGCTGAAGCAGGTGACGGCACATTTCGAGCAGACTGTTGTAGTGCTTAACGTCTCAAACATTATAGATATGAGCTGGCTGGACGATGCGGGTTATGTGAATCCCATCTCGGCTGTAATCTATTCCTGGCATGGCGGTATGGAGGGCGGTAATGCGATTGCCGATGTGCTGGCCGGAGAAGTGACACCAAGCGGCAAGCTGACCGATACGATTGCCTATTCCATTCAGGATTATCCGTCGACAAGCAACTACGGGAATGAATTTAAGAACCTGTATGAAGAAGATATTTATGTGGGTTACCGTTATTTCGAGACCTTCTGTCCGGATAAGGTTCATTATGAATTCGGTTATGGCTTGTCCTACACCACGTTCAAGCTGGAGGCAGAGGAAGCGAAGCTGGTTAACCAGGCGGGCGAAACCCATATTCAAATAAACGTAAACGTAACAAATACAGGCAGCACTTACGCCGGTAAAGAAGTGGTGCAGGTCTATTATGAAGCGCCGCAAGGCCAGCTGGGCCAGCCGGCCAAGGCGCTTGCCGCATTCGTGAAGACAGGCCTGCTTCAGCCGGGTGAAGCGCAGCAGCTTACAGTGAGCTTCCCGCTCCATGCGCTGGCTTCTTATGATGATGCCGGAGTAACCGGACATCCCTCTGCCTACGTGCTGGAAGCCGGGACTTACCGCTTCTATGCAGGAACAAGTGTTAAAGCGGTGACGGAAGTACAGGTCGATGGACAAGCGGGTTATGTGCTGGACGAGCTGGTTGTTGTAGAGCAGCTGGAGGAAGCGATGGCGCCGACTGAAAGCTTCATGAGAATGAAGCCGGGTGTGCGGAAGGAAGACGGTTCTTATGAGCTGATCACTGAAGCAGTGCCGACACGCAAGGTTGACCTGGCTGAGCGGATCGCGCGCAATCTTCCGGAGACGCTGGTGCAGACCGGCAATCTGGGGCATACCCTGAGAGATGTTCATGAGGGCAAGGTCAGCATGAGCTCATTCATCGCCCAGCTCAGTGACCAGGATCTGGCGGCGATTGTCAGAGGCGAAGGCATGAGCAGTCCGCTGGTTACTCCGGGAACAGCTTCCGCGTTCGGGGGAGTCAGCGACAGCCTGTTCAATTACGGTATTCCTGTTGCAGCTACAGCAGATGGCCCTTCCGGAATCCGTATGGACAGCGGACAGAAGGCAACCCAGGTATCGATTGGAACCCTGCTTGCCGCTACCTGGAATGCAGAGCTGGTTGAAGAGCTGTACGTCATGGAGGGGCAGGAGCTGTTGCGGAACCAGGTGGATACGCTGCTCGGGCCGGGGCTGAATATCCGGCGCAGCCCGCTGAACGGGCGTAATTTCGAATATTTCTCCGAGGATCCGCTGGTTTCCGGAATCTTCGCTGCCGCATGCACACGCGGAATTATGAAGGGCGGCTCTAATGCCACATTGAAGCATTTCGCCTGCAATAATCAGGAGAAGCACCGCAGCAAGGTGGACGCGGTTGTCTCTGAGCGGGCGCTTCGCGAGATCTATCTGAAGGGCTTCGAGATTGCCGTGAAGCAAGGCGGTGCGAACTCGATCATGACTTCCTACAACCCGGTTAACGGCCACTGGGCAGCATCCAACTATGACCTGAATACTACACTTCTGCGCGGCGAGTGGGGCTTCACAGGCATTGTGATGACTGACTGGTGGGCAATTATGAACAATTCGGTGGAGGGAGGCCCGGCGGACCGCAAGAATACAAACTGGATGGTCCGCGCTCAGAATGATCTGTACATGGTAGTCAGTAACTACGGCGCAGAAGTCAACGCCTATGATGACAATACGCTGGAGTCGCTGGAGAACGGTACGCTGACCAGAGGAGAGCTGCAACGCTCTGCCATCAATATCTGCCGGTTCATTATGAATGCACCGGTATTCTCCAGAAAGCATGAGATTGTGGAGGCTGTCGACTCATTCAAGGCAGATCCGTCGCTTGCAGCAGCGGACGCGCAGGTACTGAGCCAGAATGCACAGGTTGTGCCTGCCCTATCCGGCGCTACGTATATCCAGGCTGATCAGGCCGGGCAGTACCGGATCATCGTCAGCATTATGTCGCCTGAGCCTGAGCTGGCGCAAAGCGCGTGCAACATGATTCTGAACGGACAACCGGTAACCACCATTCAGACGAACGGAACAGAAGGCAGATGGATCAGACAGAAGCTGGTGAAGGTGGAGCTTGAAGCCGGCCTGTATGAAATGAAGCTGGACTTCGTCAAACCGGGCTTGCAGATTGAGTGGATTGAGTTCAAACATGTGTAA
- a CDS encoding S-layer homology domain-containing protein — MTILLVLSYGLNLGAGQASAASIGAVTTLLASDITGSTARLDGNIIINSNVYSSSNHQIYYWKHADGVTERPFDALSVSLTEIDSPAVGYFGGKISGLDPLTQYDYQAAVRVTDSESYDSTLYGSIESFTTLEAKRTIAEIKQPELHVPNMTNKEDLVLPQTVEITLDDNTTRTVPVSWDMSDYDTDSWIDGWVFKESGGYRSFPGTWTLPEDVGYGPNYYDEPRLEVFVDYPNLTVVPAAKNITAPEGTSLAEVQGLLENRLQMSFDNGKQTEVPVTWDEGTPAFTGEPGTYTFTGTPGCLYQSFARQGGIGIMGGGGDCGYYNNGDPGNGIKPLTATAQVTITEYAWQLVGPAGFTGAAKGLSFAYDADGAAYVAFADAEYNHAISVMKFNGTSWEYVGAPGFSGNAAGNTSLKFNTDEDGVLYAAYTEAGTNRIIVSVFNGTEWAEVGVTDAVASSADLFSFNIVDGRPTIAFADQAESGSLTLKVYYKDNWETWGPAGFSQGAVQSVSLSPSYYSAYTISYMQNGELNTAYLDVYAEEWRQYKQAGTPVELLSQATNKYGSSIVIYQDAAGIQMKEFMYGEWFNYEPAASTITSSPAELLDLAFDTNNNAYIAYTDSSDTSKVTVKKSMAGSWKTVGTASFTAGGASELKLQIIKGQPHVAIVDDNQQGKVTVLNFRSFAPAAVLTASATHITTTSATVGGTVTGTSTVTGIVYGTTADLSGETFNVEAPQMDGRFTVALNALKPGTVYYVRAYAVTPKGIVYGEPSSFTTLVTPEDNEENPVPTPTPTPTPTPAPTPAPTPAPEIPSGTVTMPGTVKVLITNTSKGGTVNAPITQQIGTGLKLTGKLYSSSGQAVNVPEFTINADGSFTAPNVPQGTYRLALNVIAPNGERLAGQQAVLTVGANGAISIDAELIDPYGVITDSVTGKPVEGVNVSLHWSDTELNRSKGRVPGALVTLPELPDFAPNKNHDPQSSNADGQYGWMVYPDGDYYILGDKDGYLAFDSRKDTAEATFGTDSYIRGGNIHVGQTIVEYSFKVTPLLSGQYEPYMKGYPDGSFQPGKGVSRAEMAAILSRTMPLSSNPAGGSTAFSDIPSGFWASADIATAVQQGWFEGTGNNRFQPQQAITRAEMAQLLSNVYGWSKSGSGSSAFSDVNGHWAQEAIQSAEAQGVLSGYSDGTFRPNQPITRAEAVTLINKLIARPAYNTAPVWSDVPASYWAYGDIMAASVRHSK; from the coding sequence ATGACAATCCTTCTAGTCTTGTCTTACGGTTTAAATCTTGGAGCAGGTCAGGCCAGTGCAGCCTCTATCGGCGCGGTTACAACCCTGCTGGCATCTGATATTACGGGTTCAACAGCCCGGCTGGACGGGAACATAATTATTAATAGTAATGTGTACAGCTCCAGCAATCATCAGATCTATTATTGGAAGCATGCAGATGGTGTGACAGAACGCCCGTTTGATGCACTGTCAGTCTCTCTGACTGAAATTGACTCCCCTGCAGTAGGATATTTCGGCGGTAAGATCAGCGGTCTCGACCCGCTTACACAATACGATTATCAGGCTGCTGTCCGGGTTACGGATTCAGAAAGCTACGATTCAACCCTATACGGCAGCATTGAGAGCTTCACAACACTGGAAGCAAAGAGAACGATTGCTGAAATCAAGCAGCCGGAACTCCATGTTCCCAATATGACAAACAAAGAAGATCTGGTGCTTCCTCAGACAGTTGAGATTACACTGGATGACAATACGACCAGAACGGTTCCGGTGTCCTGGGATATGAGTGATTATGACACGGACAGCTGGATCGACGGCTGGGTGTTTAAAGAATCAGGCGGCTACCGCTCATTCCCGGGGACCTGGACGCTGCCTGAGGATGTAGGTTACGGCCCGAATTACTATGATGAACCGCGTCTGGAAGTATTCGTAGACTATCCTAATCTTACTGTCGTTCCAGCTGCCAAGAACATCACGGCACCGGAAGGAACCAGCCTGGCTGAAGTACAAGGCCTGCTGGAGAACAGACTCCAGATGTCCTTCGACAACGGCAAGCAGACGGAAGTTCCGGTTACCTGGGATGAAGGTACACCTGCCTTTACTGGCGAGCCGGGAACTTATACGTTCACAGGCACACCGGGCTGCCTGTATCAAAGCTTCGCAAGACAGGGCGGCATCGGAATTATGGGCGGGGGCGGCGACTGCGGGTACTACAATAATGGTGATCCCGGTAACGGCATCAAGCCGCTGACGGCTACAGCGCAGGTAACCATTACTGAATATGCATGGCAGCTTGTAGGACCTGCCGGGTTTACCGGGGCGGCTAAGGGGCTTTCCTTCGCCTATGACGCCGATGGTGCTGCTTATGTAGCGTTTGCCGATGCGGAGTATAATCATGCAATTTCAGTAATGAAATTTAACGGAACTTCATGGGAATATGTAGGCGCTCCCGGCTTCTCGGGTAATGCTGCCGGCAACACCTCGCTGAAATTCAATACAGATGAGGATGGCGTACTCTATGCCGCTTATACGGAGGCCGGTACCAACCGGATTATTGTATCTGTATTTAATGGAACAGAATGGGCAGAAGTAGGAGTCACGGATGCAGTTGCTTCCTCGGCGGACCTGTTCTCGTTTAATATCGTGGACGGGCGGCCGACAATAGCTTTTGCAGATCAGGCAGAATCGGGCTCTTTGACATTGAAAGTCTACTATAAAGACAATTGGGAAACATGGGGGCCGGCTGGCTTCTCCCAGGGGGCTGTTCAATCCGTATCTTTATCGCCTAGCTATTATAGTGCTTATACAATCAGCTATATGCAGAACGGGGAGCTGAATACGGCATACCTGGATGTATATGCGGAGGAATGGAGGCAATACAAGCAAGCGGGTACGCCTGTTGAATTGCTCTCCCAGGCAACCAATAAGTATGGCAGCAGCATTGTTATATATCAGGATGCTGCAGGCATTCAGATGAAAGAGTTCATGTACGGTGAATGGTTCAATTATGAACCTGCAGCCAGCACGATTACCAGCAGCCCGGCAGAATTGCTGGATTTGGCTTTTGACACGAATAACAATGCATATATTGCTTACACAGACAGCTCGGATACTTCCAAGGTAACCGTTAAGAAATCCATGGCCGGCAGCTGGAAGACAGTCGGCACAGCCTCGTTCACTGCAGGCGGGGCCTCGGAGCTGAAGCTGCAAATTATTAAGGGACAGCCGCATGTAGCCATTGTGGACGATAATCAGCAGGGCAAAGTAACGGTTTTAAACTTCCGTTCCTTTGCACCGGCTGCGGTCCTGACAGCTTCGGCAACCCATATAACGACAACCTCAGCAACGGTCGGGGGCACAGTAACAGGTACATCTACGGTTACAGGAATTGTATACGGCACTACAGCAGATTTATCCGGAGAGACCTTCAATGTTGAAGCTCCGCAGATGGATGGCCGGTTCACGGTGGCCCTAAATGCTCTTAAGCCGGGCACGGTATATTATGTACGTGCTTATGCGGTTACACCTAAGGGGATTGTATACGGCGAGCCTTCTTCCTTTACCACGCTCGTTACTCCTGAGGACAATGAGGAGAATCCGGTGCCAACACCAACACCAACACCAACACCAACACCGGCGCCAACACCAGCACCAACGCCGGCTCCGGAAATTCCATCGGGTACGGTAACCATGCCGGGTACTGTTAAAGTTTTGATCACCAACACGTCCAAAGGCGGAACAGTAAACGCCCCGATTACACAGCAAATCGGTACCGGTCTGAAGCTGACAGGTAAGCTGTACAGCAGCAGCGGCCAAGCCGTCAACGTGCCTGAGTTCACTATTAATGCAGATGGCAGCTTTACCGCACCGAACGTGCCGCAGGGCACTTACCGGCTGGCCCTTAACGTAATTGCACCTAACGGTGAACGGCTGGCAGGACAGCAGGCTGTACTGACCGTAGGAGCAAATGGTGCAATCTCTATTGATGCAGAATTGATCGACCCTTATGGTGTGATTACAGATTCCGTTACAGGCAAGCCGGTGGAAGGTGTGAATGTCAGCCTGCACTGGTCGGATACCGAGCTCAACCGCTCCAAGGGCCGGGTGCCGGGAGCACTGGTAACTCTGCCGGAACTGCCGGATTTTGCCCCGAATAAGAATCATGATCCGCAGAGCAGCAATGCTGACGGCCAGTATGGATGGATGGTCTATCCGGATGGGGACTACTACATTCTGGGTGACAAAGACGGGTATCTCGCCTTCGACAGCCGCAAGGATACAGCAGAGGCTACCTTCGGCACTGACAGTTATATCCGCGGCGGCAATATCCATGTCGGCCAGACTATCGTCGAGTACAGCTTCAAGGTTACACCTTTGTTGTCCGGTCAATATGAGCCTTATATGAAGGGTTATCCTGATGGCAGCTTCCAGCCGGGTAAAGGGGTAAGCCGTGCGGAAATGGCGGCTATTCTCAGCCGCACCATGCCACTTTCTAGCAACCCTGCAGGCGGCAGCACCGCCTTTTCCGATATTCCGTCAGGGTTCTGGGCAAGTGCTGATATTGCTACTGCAGTGCAGCAGGGATGGTTCGAGGGTACAGGAAATAACCGCTTCCAGCCGCAGCAGGCCATTACCCGCGCCGAGATGGCGCAGCTTCTCTCCAACGTCTACGGCTGGAGCAAGAGCGGCAGCGGGTCATCCGCTTTCAGTGACGTGAACGGCCACTGGGCACAGGAAGCGATTCAGAGCGCTGAAGCGCAGGGAGTGCTGAGCGGCTATTCAGACGGGACCTTCCGACCGAATCAGCCAATTACACGGGCTGAAGCAGTAACGCTGATCAACAAGCTGATCGCCCGTCCTGCCTACAACACCGCGCCGGTGTGGAGTGATGTTCCGGCCTCCTACTGGGCATACGGGGACATCATGGCAGCATCGGTAAGACACAGTAAATAA